One Danio rerio strain Tuebingen ecotype United States chromosome 13, GRCz12tu, whole genome shotgun sequence DNA window includes the following coding sequences:
- the cxcl12a gene encoding chemokine (C-X-C motif) ligand 12a (stromal cell-derived factor 1) precursor, translating to MDLKVIVVVALMAVAIHAPISNAKPISLVERCWCRSTVNTVPQRSIRELKFLHTPNCPFQVIAKLKNNKEVCINPETKWLQQYLKNAINKMKKAQQQQV from the exons ATGGATCTCAAAGTGATCGTAGTAGTCGCTCTGATGGCGGTCGCCATTCATGCACCGATTTCCAACG CCAAGCCCATCAGCCTGGTAGAGAGATGCTGGTGCCGTTCCACAGTCAACACAGTCCCACAGAGAAGCATTCGCGAGCTCAAGTTCCTCCACACACCCAACTGCCCCTTCCAAGTCAT TGCCAAACTGAAGAACAACAAGGAGGTGTGCATTAACCCAGAGACCAAATGGCTTCAGCAGTACCTGAAGAACGCCATCaacaa AATGAAAAAAGCCCAACAGCAGCAGGTCTAA